AACTTAATGGGTGGATGATTAAACCATCGGACTTTGACCCCAATAAACAATACCCCGTTTTTATGTTTTTATATGGAGGACCTGGCTCACAACAAGTGGTTAACTCATGGGGTTGGTTTAATTACTTTTGGTATCAACACCTAGCCCAAAAAGGATATATCGTAGCATGTGTAGATAATCGAGGTACTGGTGGTAGAGGTGCTGAATTCAAAAAGATGACCTATCTTCAACTAGGAAAGTACGAAACCATTGACCAAATAGAAGCCAATAGATATTTAGCTAAACTACCCTATGTTGATGAAAATAGAATAGGTATCCAAGGGTGGAGTTATGGAGGCTATATGTCTTCATTAGCCATTACTAAAGGTGCTGATGTGTTTAAAACAGCTATTGCGGTTGCGCCAGTAACAAATTGGCGATATTACGACAATATATATACCGAAAGATATATGCGTACCCCACAAGAAAATGCTTCGGGCTATGATGATAACTCCCCTATCAATCACGTTGATAGTCTCAAAGGCAATTATTTACTTATTCATGGAACTGCTGACGATAATGTACATGTTCAAAACACCTATGAAATGGTTTCTGCACTTATTAAAGCCAATAAACAATTTGATTTGTTCGTATATCCTGATAAAAATCATGGAATTTATGGTGGTAATACTAGGTTACATTTATATAAGCTGATGACAGACTATATTTTAGAGAAATTATAAGTCAAGAAATTAGTATATTCGACCTTTTAATTTAAAAAAACATAAATTATGCTTCAGATTATTTCATACGTTGTTTTTACAATACTTATTTTACTAATTGCCAAAACATACTTAGACAAGAAAGGACATCCCAAAGGATTATTTTATTTATTTTTTGCTGAAATGTGGGAAAGGTTTTCATTCTACGGAATGCGAGCATTATTAACCCTTTATCTTATTAAAGATTATTACTCTCATCTTGAAAACAATGAAGAAGTAGCATATGGTATATACGCCGCCTATGGAGCATTAGTTTATTTAACACCATTGATTGGTGGCTATCTAGCAGATAAATTTATAGGCTATAGAAAATCCATTCTTTATGGTGGAATATTAATGGCATTAGGTCATTTCTTTATGGCATTTCCTACCGATTTTTTCTTTTACGGAGCTTTAGGTTTACTTATTATGGGTAATGGTTTTTTTAAGCCTAATATTTCTACACTAGTAGGCTCTTTGTATGAAGAAGGAGACATCAAAAGAGATGGTGGATTTACAATATTTTATATGGGAATAAATCTAGGTGCAATGATTGCCCCATTATTCTGTGGTTATCTTGGAGAGGTTTATGGTTGGCATTATGGGTTTGGAGCTGCTGGTATTGGAATGTTGGCTGGTTTAGTTGTTTTCTGGAAAGGTATTAGCAGTAATGTCTTAGGCGACAAAGGGCTTCAACCCAAAGAATACATTAACAAAAAAATATCTGGAATTTCAGTAGCAAATTTAATCTATATACTTGGTTTTGTGGCTGTTCCTGTTTTTGCGTATTTAATCGTTCTAGACACACAATCCTCAGTTTTAGGTGATGTTCTATCAGTAGTAGGTGCAGTTGTATTAATATATCTCGCCTATATTATTTACGACTATAAAGTTAAACAAAACGATAAAGTCAGTGGCGACAGACTAATTGCAATACTTATTCTATCTGTATTTTTAACAATATTTTGGGCTTGTTTCGAACAAGCTGGAAGCTCAGTAACAGTATGGATTGACAAGTGTGTCAACCTAGTTGGAATGACTGCTTCGCAAACCAATGCAATAAATCCTTTTTACATTGTACTACTAGCTATACCATTTAGTCTTCTGTGGACTAAATTAGGAGCAATGAACAAAAATCCTAATACTCCTATTAAATTTGCTTTAGGTATTTTTCAACTTGGACTCGGATTTTTAATTTTTGCAGCTACTGCACATTTTATCGGCGACAATGGAAAAGTGCCATTTTTATTTGTATTCCTTGGATATTTCCTAATTACTACTGGAGAGTTATTTTTGTCACCTATTGGTTTATCTAAAGTGACTGAATTATCTCCTAAAAAAATGGTAGGGTTTATGATGGGTGTATGG
Above is a window of Flavobacteriales bacterium DNA encoding:
- a CDS encoding MFS transporter, with product MLQIISYVVFTILILLIAKTYLDKKGHPKGLFYLFFAEMWERFSFYGMRALLTLYLIKDYYSHLENNEEVAYGIYAAYGALVYLTPLIGGYLADKFIGYRKSILYGGILMALGHFFMAFPTDFFFYGALGLLIMGNGFFKPNISTLVGSLYEEGDIKRDGGFTIFYMGINLGAMIAPLFCGYLGEVYGWHYGFGAAGIGMLAGLVVFWKGISSNVLGDKGLQPKEYINKKISGISVANLIYILGFVAVPVFAYLIVLDTQSSVLGDVLSVVGAVVLIYLAYIIYDYKVKQNDKVSGDRLIAILILSVFLTIFWACFEQAGSSVTVWIDKCVNLVGMTASQTNAINPFYIVLLAIPFSLLWTKLGAMNKNPNTPIKFALGIFQLGLGFLIFAATAHFIGDNGKVPFLFVFLGYFLITTGELFLSPIGLSKVTELSPKKMVGFMMGVWFLSSTFAHYISGILAKLTTTGSSAESNWLSNLGNWFMGNPDLSSEPVATLMQYNSIYAQIGFVTIFISIFVMIISPFIKKLMHGVH